A stretch of Apostichopus japonicus isolate 1M-3 chromosome 9, ASM3797524v1, whole genome shotgun sequence DNA encodes these proteins:
- the LOC139973879 gene encoding uncharacterized protein isoform X1, with protein sequence MFPLLFRRLVWTKRLGVSRSWDIGNSSGSISSSLYIVSLIVITCVFGVCPSLGVMAKIGDLEIQKLVEIGSSFGLEGSDLQTFVMNESDKCKLRRDEERQRRSEDRELLQLQIDLESLKKENATSGNSGDAHRTVTQKAKPPKLPCFSESDDLDAYLDRFERYAGAQKWERQDWAINLSSLLTGKALFTYGTLPSSEANDYDRLKLALLRRYNLTPDGYKIKFRSSKPDKNETATQFVSKLCKYFDRWIDTSKVKHEYDTLREHLVLDQLYQAIPTELAIFIKERKPKNLSDASKLADGYLDVHKGWGRMRNPFSNVVDYRPKTEAVKQPPRNQSSVPRKTAVCYYCRKPGHFWKRCRLAPKSFVPTMAMLVDIVRTSCELDEVDQPDIDGVEGDGRDQPSSEAETPTMISFARVDRPTDDVLVNDRLELKCGYTIPIVSAVSKLVETNMPVAVGFIGDVKVQVLRDTGCNGVVVKRALVSPDMLTGEFVPCVLADQTIRYVPVASVPIDSSYYVGTVSAACVDNPTCDVLIGNIPGACLPWQPDPKWEPQNSKCDPPEIVGAVQTRSQAKEKPFKPLKVKEPMPDIVDADELKKQQQSDPSLSKVREKIGQIVKHKSGSSATFVMRNGILCREFSNPGKPGDATIRQVVVPTKLRQSVMSIAHESLLGGHLGTQKTVDRILSNFFWPALQADVRRFCRSCDLCQRTTPKGKVSRVPLGSSPIIDVPFQRVAADIVGPIFPSSERGHRYILVLVDYATRYPEAAPMKSIESEKVAEELLNIFSRVGFPHEILTDQGPQFISNVMKEVGRLLSIDQLTTTPYNPRCNGLVERFNATLKSMLRKMCDERPKDWDRYIDPLLFAYRETPQGSTKFSPFELLYGRTVRGPMQILKELWTNETEETETRNTYQYVMDLKQRLSETCRLARKELQKSQAKYKSYYDRKTKLRKLVVGDEVLLLLPTDQNKLLMQWKGPYVVSKVVNEVDYTIDMGHVQKTYHINMLKKYFRSTSQVVGNSPIYVSELLELTEAPVINEDVVTLDHECNLASKNDMIGLPIVTPKEKVTDVHVNTNLSEGQIHKIEQLIFSYPDVFTDLPGKTNLGEHDIKLIDEEPVRKKAYPAPHGLRHEIQTELGQMLEIGVIEHSDSPYASPLVIVKKSDGTNRYCVDYRALNAKTIFDAEPIPDISEIFTKLAKDCFFTKLDLSKGYWQIPVKDEVKPLTAFITHHGLYQFNTMPFGLINSAATFSRVMRKLLKGIPNVDNYIDDILVHTATFEDHLTALEEILKRLREHNLTAKPSKCCVGYGEVEFLGHIVCKGKISPRPEKLEAIKDAPRPQTKSQLRSFLGLAGYYRSFIPNYAEVAIPLTDKLKKGEPNKIRWEEAQERSFRSLKHKLCDSPILHLPDLEKQFILRTDASDVGMAAVLLQESEEVKFPVAYASKKFTNAQKNYSVIERECYAIVWAVEKFEPYLYGTNFVIETDHKPLKCIQKSKVANGRIMRWALILQHYRYHIRVIKGRDNIGADFLSRAIA encoded by the coding sequence ATGTTTCCGTTGCTTTTCAGGAGGCTGGTCTGGACCAAGCGTCTCGGCGTCTCTCGTTCGTGGGACATTGGCAACTCCAGTGGTTCTATTTCAAGTTCTCTGTATATCGTGAGTTTAATCGTGATTACTTGTGTATTTGGTGTATGTCCTTCATTAGGAGTCATGGCCAAAATTGGGGATCTGGAAATCCAAAAACTTGTAGAAATAGGATCTTCATTTGGACTCGAGGGGTCCGATTTGCAAACATTCGTGATGAATGAAAGTGACAAATGTAAACTTCGTCGCGATGAAGAAAGGCAGCGTAGATCAGAAGATAGAGAATTGTTGCAATTGCAAATTGACCTAGAATCACTTAAGAAAGAAAATGCTACAAGTGGCAACTCTGGTGATGCTCATAGGACGGTGACACAAAAAGCCAAACCACCGAAGCTACCATGCTTCAGTGAAAGCGATGACTTGGATGCCTATTTAGATCGTTTTGAAAGGTACGCGGGTGCGCAGAAATGGGAAAGGCAGGACTGGGCGATAAATCTCTCGTCGCTTTTGACTGGTAAGGCACTGTTTACTTATGGTACGCTTCCTAGTAGCGAGGCTAACGATTACGATAGGTTGAAGCTAGCGTTGTTGCGTAGATACAATCTAACTCCTGATGGCTACAAAATCAAATTCAGATCTTCAAAACCAGACAAGAATGAAACGGCAACCCAGTTTGTGTCAAAACTATGCAAATACTTTGATAGATGGATTGATACCTCCAAGGTAAAACACGAATATGATACTCTTAGAGAGCATTTGGTGTTGGATCAATTATATCAGGCTATCCCAACAGAGCTGGCAATTttcattaaagaaagaaaaccaaaaaatcTTAGCGATGCTTCTAAACTAGCTGATGGATATTTGGATGTCCATAAGGGATGGGGTCGAATGAGAAATCCATTCAGTAATGTGGTTGATTACAGACCTAAAACAGAGGCAGTTAAACAACCCCCAAGAAATCAATCGTCTGTGCCCAGGAAAACGGCAGTATGCTATTATTGCAGAAAACCGGGTCATTTTTGGAAACGATGTAGGCTGGCCCCCAAATCGTTTGTTCCAACTATGGCGATGCTTGTTGACATTGTTCGAACGAGTTGTGAACTTGATGAAGTTGACCAACCGGACATTGATGGAGTAGAGGGTGATGGGAGGGATCAACCATCCAGCGAAGCTGAAACCCCCACCATGATTTCGTTTGCTAGAGTGGATAGGCCAACAGATGACGTGTTAGTAAACGATCGTTTGGAACTTAAGTGTGGATACACAATACCTATTGTAAGTGCAGTTTCTAAATTAGTCGAAACAAACATGCCAGTAGCTGTGGGATTCATTGGCGATGTGAAGGTGCAAGTACTCCGTGATACTGGTTGTAATGGCGTTGTAGTCAAGCGCGCATTGGTCTCCCCAGATATGCTCACAGGTGAATTTGTCCCTTGTGTACTTGCTGATCAAACTATACGCTATGTTCCAGTAGCATCTGTCCCAATTGATTCTTCCTACTATGTTGGCACGGTCTCAGCAGCATGTGTGGATAACCCCACGTGTGATGTACTGATCGGTAATATCCCTGGTGCGTGTTTACCATGGCAACCAGATCCTAAATGGGAACCACAAAATTCGAAGTGCGACCCCCCAGAAATCGTAGGTGCGGTGCAGACGCGTAGCCAAGCAAAAGAGAAGCCATTTAAACCACTTAAAGTAAAAGAACCTATGCCGGACATTGTGGACGCGGATGAGCTCAAAAAGCAGCAGCAAAGTGACCCCTCCTTATCGAAGGTCCGTGAGAAAATAGGTCAAATTGTCAAGCACAAAAGCGGTAGTTCTGCGACTTTTGTCATGCGAAATGGTATTCTCTGCAGAGAATTTTCGAATCCAGGCAAACCAGGCGACGCTACAATTCGGCAAGTTGTTGTGCCCACAAAATTGAGGCAAAGCGTCATGAGTATCGCTCACGAATCGCTCCTTGGCGGCCATTTAGGTACACAGAAGACTGTCGATCGGATTCtgtccaattttttttggccTGCGCTTCAGGCGGATGTACGGCGTTTTTGTAGATCATGTGACCTGTGCCAGCGCACGACCCCAAAAGGTAAAGTCTCTAGGGTACCACTAGGCTCTTCCCCAATTATTGATGTGCCATTTCAGCGCGTGGCAGCTGATATTGTCGGTCCCATATTCCCATCATCTGAACGCGGCCATCGCTACATCTTAGTGCTAGTTGACTATGCGACGCGCTACCCCGAAGCTGCCCCTATGAAGTCGATTGAATCCGAAAAGGTAGCTGAGGAATTGCTAAATATATTCTCCAGGGTCGGATTTCCGCATGAAATTCTTACCGATCAAGGTCCACAATTCATTTCTAACGTAATGAAGGAAGTAGGAAGACTCCTCTCCATTGATCAGTTAACTACAACCCCGTACAATCCTAGGTGCAATGGCTTGGTCGAAAGATTCAACGCCACCTTGAAATCTATGTTACGCAAAATGTGTGATGAGCGCCCTAAAGATTGGGATCGGTACATTGACCCGCTCCTATTTGCCTATAGAGAGACACCACAGGGCTCGACCAAATTCTCCCCATTCGAACTTCTTTATGGTAGGACTGTAAGAGGCCCAATGCAAATCCTAAAAGAACTGTGGACGAATGAAACTGAAGAAACTGAAACCCGAAACACGTATCAATACGTCATGGATCTCAAACAAAGGCTGAGTGAAACGTGTAGACTAGCTCGCAAAGAGTTGCAAAAATCTCAGGCAAAGTACAAATCCTACTATGATAGGAAAACCAAACTAAGAAAGCTTGTTGTGGGTGACGAAGTGTTGCTCTTACTGCCAACAGATCAAAATAAACTATTAATGCAATGGAAAGGTCCCTATGTCGTGTCAAAGGTCGTGAATGAGGTCGATTACACTATCGATATGGGACATGTGCAAAAGACCTACCACATAAACATGTTGAAAAAGTACTTTAGGTCAACCTCCCAGGTAGTCGGAAATTCACCAATTTATGTGTCAGAATTGTTGGAGTTGACTGAAGCGCCAGTAATTAACGAGGATGTGGTAACTCTAGATCACGAGTGTAATCTTGCTTCCAAGAATGACATGATAGGTCTCCCAATTGTAACTCCGAAAGAGAAAGTAACTGATGTCCATGTTAATACGAATCTTTCAGAAGGCCAAATTCACAAAATTGAACAGTTGATTTTCAGTTATCCTGATGTATTCACGGACTTACCAGGAAAAACAAACCTTGGTGAGCATGACATCAAACTCATCGACGAGGAACCTGTAAGAAAAAAGGCGTATCCTGCACCCCATGGCTTAAGGCATGAAATTCAAACAGAACTTGGCCAAATGTTAGAAATTGGTGTAATAGAGCACAGTGACAGTCCATATGCGAGTCCGTTGGTCATTGTTAAGAAGTCTGACGGCACAAACAGGTACTGTGTCGATTATAGGGCATTGAATGCGAAAACTATATTTGATGCTGAACCAATCCCTGATATTTCAGAAATCTTCACAAAACTTGCAAAAGATTGTTTCTTTACCAAATTGGATTTATCAAAAGGGTATTGGCAGATACCAGTCAAAGATGAAGTAAAGCCGTTGACTGCTTTCATCACACACCATGGTTTATACCAATTTAACACGATGCCGTTTGGGTTAATCAACTCGGCAGCTACGTTCAGTCGTGTCATGAGAAAACTACTGAAAGGAATCCCAAATGTTGACAATtacatagatgatattttggtTCACACTGCCACTTTCGAAGATCATTTAACTGCACTTGAAGAGATCTTGAAGCGCCTGAGGGAGCATAATTTGACAGCAAAACCATCAAAATGCTGTGTTGGATATGGCGAGGTCGAGTTTTTGGGGCATATAGTCTGTAAAGGAAAGATTTCCCCAAGACCAGAAAAACTAGAAGCAATTAAGGATGCACCCCGACCTCAAACTAAATCCCAATTAAGGTCCTTTCTCGGTCTTGCCGGATATTATCGGTCGTTCATTCCAAACTATGCGGAAGTAGCAATACCCCTAACAGATAAATTGAAAAAGGGTGAACCCAACAAGATACGATGGGAGGAGGCACAAGAGCGATCATTCCGGTCTCTAAAACATAAACTATGCGACTCTCCGATACTTCATCTACCCGACTTGGAGAAACAATTCATATTAAGAACTGATGCCAGTGATGTTGGTATGGCCGCTGTATTGCTCCAAGAAAGTGAGGAGGTAAAGTTTCCAGTTGCATACGCAAGCAAAAAGTTCACCAATGCTCAGAAGAATTACTCTGTAATTGAGAGGGAATGTTATGCGATTGTGTGGGCAGTTGAGAAATTCGAACCATATCTTTATGGCACAAACTTTGTTATCGAGACCGATCATAAACCCCTCAAATGCATTCAAAAATCTAAGGTCGCAAATGGGCGCATAATGCGTTGGGCATTGATATTACAGCACTATCGATACCATATCAGGGTCATTAAAGGTCGAGACAATATCGGCGCAGATTTTCTTAGTAGGGCTATCGCGTAA
- the LOC139973879 gene encoding uncharacterized protein isoform X2 has protein sequence MAKIGDLEIQKLVEIGSSFGLEGSDLQTFVMNESDKCKLRRDEERQRRSEDRELLQLQIDLESLKKENATSGNSGDAHRTVTQKAKPPKLPCFSESDDLDAYLDRFERYAGAQKWERQDWAINLSSLLTGKALFTYGTLPSSEANDYDRLKLALLRRYNLTPDGYKIKFRSSKPDKNETATQFVSKLCKYFDRWIDTSKVKHEYDTLREHLVLDQLYQAIPTELAIFIKERKPKNLSDASKLADGYLDVHKGWGRMRNPFSNVVDYRPKTEAVKQPPRNQSSVPRKTAVCYYCRKPGHFWKRCRLAPKSFVPTMAMLVDIVRTSCELDEVDQPDIDGVEGDGRDQPSSEAETPTMISFARVDRPTDDVLVNDRLELKCGYTIPIVSAVSKLVETNMPVAVGFIGDVKVQVLRDTGCNGVVVKRALVSPDMLTGEFVPCVLADQTIRYVPVASVPIDSSYYVGTVSAACVDNPTCDVLIGNIPGACLPWQPDPKWEPQNSKCDPPEIVGAVQTRSQAKEKPFKPLKVKEPMPDIVDADELKKQQQSDPSLSKVREKIGQIVKHKSGSSATFVMRNGILCREFSNPGKPGDATIRQVVVPTKLRQSVMSIAHESLLGGHLGTQKTVDRILSNFFWPALQADVRRFCRSCDLCQRTTPKGKVSRVPLGSSPIIDVPFQRVAADIVGPIFPSSERGHRYILVLVDYATRYPEAAPMKSIESEKVAEELLNIFSRVGFPHEILTDQGPQFISNVMKEVGRLLSIDQLTTTPYNPRCNGLVERFNATLKSMLRKMCDERPKDWDRYIDPLLFAYRETPQGSTKFSPFELLYGRTVRGPMQILKELWTNETEETETRNTYQYVMDLKQRLSETCRLARKELQKSQAKYKSYYDRKTKLRKLVVGDEVLLLLPTDQNKLLMQWKGPYVVSKVVNEVDYTIDMGHVQKTYHINMLKKYFRSTSQVVGNSPIYVSELLELTEAPVINEDVVTLDHECNLASKNDMIGLPIVTPKEKVTDVHVNTNLSEGQIHKIEQLIFSYPDVFTDLPGKTNLGEHDIKLIDEEPVRKKAYPAPHGLRHEIQTELGQMLEIGVIEHSDSPYASPLVIVKKSDGTNRYCVDYRALNAKTIFDAEPIPDISEIFTKLAKDCFFTKLDLSKGYWQIPVKDEVKPLTAFITHHGLYQFNTMPFGLINSAATFSRVMRKLLKGIPNVDNYIDDILVHTATFEDHLTALEEILKRLREHNLTAKPSKCCVGYGEVEFLGHIVCKGKISPRPEKLEAIKDAPRPQTKSQLRSFLGLAGYYRSFIPNYAEVAIPLTDKLKKGEPNKIRWEEAQERSFRSLKHKLCDSPILHLPDLEKQFILRTDASDVGMAAVLLQESEEVKFPVAYASKKFTNAQKNYSVIERECYAIVWAVEKFEPYLYGTNFVIETDHKPLKCIQKSKVANGRIMRWALILQHYRYHIRVIKGRDNIGADFLSRAIA, from the coding sequence ATGGCCAAAATTGGGGATCTGGAAATCCAAAAACTTGTAGAAATAGGATCTTCATTTGGACTCGAGGGGTCCGATTTGCAAACATTCGTGATGAATGAAAGTGACAAATGTAAACTTCGTCGCGATGAAGAAAGGCAGCGTAGATCAGAAGATAGAGAATTGTTGCAATTGCAAATTGACCTAGAATCACTTAAGAAAGAAAATGCTACAAGTGGCAACTCTGGTGATGCTCATAGGACGGTGACACAAAAAGCCAAACCACCGAAGCTACCATGCTTCAGTGAAAGCGATGACTTGGATGCCTATTTAGATCGTTTTGAAAGGTACGCGGGTGCGCAGAAATGGGAAAGGCAGGACTGGGCGATAAATCTCTCGTCGCTTTTGACTGGTAAGGCACTGTTTACTTATGGTACGCTTCCTAGTAGCGAGGCTAACGATTACGATAGGTTGAAGCTAGCGTTGTTGCGTAGATACAATCTAACTCCTGATGGCTACAAAATCAAATTCAGATCTTCAAAACCAGACAAGAATGAAACGGCAACCCAGTTTGTGTCAAAACTATGCAAATACTTTGATAGATGGATTGATACCTCCAAGGTAAAACACGAATATGATACTCTTAGAGAGCATTTGGTGTTGGATCAATTATATCAGGCTATCCCAACAGAGCTGGCAATTttcattaaagaaagaaaaccaaaaaatcTTAGCGATGCTTCTAAACTAGCTGATGGATATTTGGATGTCCATAAGGGATGGGGTCGAATGAGAAATCCATTCAGTAATGTGGTTGATTACAGACCTAAAACAGAGGCAGTTAAACAACCCCCAAGAAATCAATCGTCTGTGCCCAGGAAAACGGCAGTATGCTATTATTGCAGAAAACCGGGTCATTTTTGGAAACGATGTAGGCTGGCCCCCAAATCGTTTGTTCCAACTATGGCGATGCTTGTTGACATTGTTCGAACGAGTTGTGAACTTGATGAAGTTGACCAACCGGACATTGATGGAGTAGAGGGTGATGGGAGGGATCAACCATCCAGCGAAGCTGAAACCCCCACCATGATTTCGTTTGCTAGAGTGGATAGGCCAACAGATGACGTGTTAGTAAACGATCGTTTGGAACTTAAGTGTGGATACACAATACCTATTGTAAGTGCAGTTTCTAAATTAGTCGAAACAAACATGCCAGTAGCTGTGGGATTCATTGGCGATGTGAAGGTGCAAGTACTCCGTGATACTGGTTGTAATGGCGTTGTAGTCAAGCGCGCATTGGTCTCCCCAGATATGCTCACAGGTGAATTTGTCCCTTGTGTACTTGCTGATCAAACTATACGCTATGTTCCAGTAGCATCTGTCCCAATTGATTCTTCCTACTATGTTGGCACGGTCTCAGCAGCATGTGTGGATAACCCCACGTGTGATGTACTGATCGGTAATATCCCTGGTGCGTGTTTACCATGGCAACCAGATCCTAAATGGGAACCACAAAATTCGAAGTGCGACCCCCCAGAAATCGTAGGTGCGGTGCAGACGCGTAGCCAAGCAAAAGAGAAGCCATTTAAACCACTTAAAGTAAAAGAACCTATGCCGGACATTGTGGACGCGGATGAGCTCAAAAAGCAGCAGCAAAGTGACCCCTCCTTATCGAAGGTCCGTGAGAAAATAGGTCAAATTGTCAAGCACAAAAGCGGTAGTTCTGCGACTTTTGTCATGCGAAATGGTATTCTCTGCAGAGAATTTTCGAATCCAGGCAAACCAGGCGACGCTACAATTCGGCAAGTTGTTGTGCCCACAAAATTGAGGCAAAGCGTCATGAGTATCGCTCACGAATCGCTCCTTGGCGGCCATTTAGGTACACAGAAGACTGTCGATCGGATTCtgtccaattttttttggccTGCGCTTCAGGCGGATGTACGGCGTTTTTGTAGATCATGTGACCTGTGCCAGCGCACGACCCCAAAAGGTAAAGTCTCTAGGGTACCACTAGGCTCTTCCCCAATTATTGATGTGCCATTTCAGCGCGTGGCAGCTGATATTGTCGGTCCCATATTCCCATCATCTGAACGCGGCCATCGCTACATCTTAGTGCTAGTTGACTATGCGACGCGCTACCCCGAAGCTGCCCCTATGAAGTCGATTGAATCCGAAAAGGTAGCTGAGGAATTGCTAAATATATTCTCCAGGGTCGGATTTCCGCATGAAATTCTTACCGATCAAGGTCCACAATTCATTTCTAACGTAATGAAGGAAGTAGGAAGACTCCTCTCCATTGATCAGTTAACTACAACCCCGTACAATCCTAGGTGCAATGGCTTGGTCGAAAGATTCAACGCCACCTTGAAATCTATGTTACGCAAAATGTGTGATGAGCGCCCTAAAGATTGGGATCGGTACATTGACCCGCTCCTATTTGCCTATAGAGAGACACCACAGGGCTCGACCAAATTCTCCCCATTCGAACTTCTTTATGGTAGGACTGTAAGAGGCCCAATGCAAATCCTAAAAGAACTGTGGACGAATGAAACTGAAGAAACTGAAACCCGAAACACGTATCAATACGTCATGGATCTCAAACAAAGGCTGAGTGAAACGTGTAGACTAGCTCGCAAAGAGTTGCAAAAATCTCAGGCAAAGTACAAATCCTACTATGATAGGAAAACCAAACTAAGAAAGCTTGTTGTGGGTGACGAAGTGTTGCTCTTACTGCCAACAGATCAAAATAAACTATTAATGCAATGGAAAGGTCCCTATGTCGTGTCAAAGGTCGTGAATGAGGTCGATTACACTATCGATATGGGACATGTGCAAAAGACCTACCACATAAACATGTTGAAAAAGTACTTTAGGTCAACCTCCCAGGTAGTCGGAAATTCACCAATTTATGTGTCAGAATTGTTGGAGTTGACTGAAGCGCCAGTAATTAACGAGGATGTGGTAACTCTAGATCACGAGTGTAATCTTGCTTCCAAGAATGACATGATAGGTCTCCCAATTGTAACTCCGAAAGAGAAAGTAACTGATGTCCATGTTAATACGAATCTTTCAGAAGGCCAAATTCACAAAATTGAACAGTTGATTTTCAGTTATCCTGATGTATTCACGGACTTACCAGGAAAAACAAACCTTGGTGAGCATGACATCAAACTCATCGACGAGGAACCTGTAAGAAAAAAGGCGTATCCTGCACCCCATGGCTTAAGGCATGAAATTCAAACAGAACTTGGCCAAATGTTAGAAATTGGTGTAATAGAGCACAGTGACAGTCCATATGCGAGTCCGTTGGTCATTGTTAAGAAGTCTGACGGCACAAACAGGTACTGTGTCGATTATAGGGCATTGAATGCGAAAACTATATTTGATGCTGAACCAATCCCTGATATTTCAGAAATCTTCACAAAACTTGCAAAAGATTGTTTCTTTACCAAATTGGATTTATCAAAAGGGTATTGGCAGATACCAGTCAAAGATGAAGTAAAGCCGTTGACTGCTTTCATCACACACCATGGTTTATACCAATTTAACACGATGCCGTTTGGGTTAATCAACTCGGCAGCTACGTTCAGTCGTGTCATGAGAAAACTACTGAAAGGAATCCCAAATGTTGACAATtacatagatgatattttggtTCACACTGCCACTTTCGAAGATCATTTAACTGCACTTGAAGAGATCTTGAAGCGCCTGAGGGAGCATAATTTGACAGCAAAACCATCAAAATGCTGTGTTGGATATGGCGAGGTCGAGTTTTTGGGGCATATAGTCTGTAAAGGAAAGATTTCCCCAAGACCAGAAAAACTAGAAGCAATTAAGGATGCACCCCGACCTCAAACTAAATCCCAATTAAGGTCCTTTCTCGGTCTTGCCGGATATTATCGGTCGTTCATTCCAAACTATGCGGAAGTAGCAATACCCCTAACAGATAAATTGAAAAAGGGTGAACCCAACAAGATACGATGGGAGGAGGCACAAGAGCGATCATTCCGGTCTCTAAAACATAAACTATGCGACTCTCCGATACTTCATCTACCCGACTTGGAGAAACAATTCATATTAAGAACTGATGCCAGTGATGTTGGTATGGCCGCTGTATTGCTCCAAGAAAGTGAGGAGGTAAAGTTTCCAGTTGCATACGCAAGCAAAAAGTTCACCAATGCTCAGAAGAATTACTCTGTAATTGAGAGGGAATGTTATGCGATTGTGTGGGCAGTTGAGAAATTCGAACCATATCTTTATGGCACAAACTTTGTTATCGAGACCGATCATAAACCCCTCAAATGCATTCAAAAATCTAAGGTCGCAAATGGGCGCATAATGCGTTGGGCATTGATATTACAGCACTATCGATACCATATCAGGGTCATTAAAGGTCGAGACAATATCGGCGCAGATTTTCTTAGTAGGGCTATCGCGTAA